The nucleotide sequence CGGCGAACACCTCGCCGTCGGTGATCCCGGACAGCGCGATGGTCTGCTCCGGCTGCGTGGCCAGCACACCGTGCCGTCCGCGCGCGGCCGCGACCGCGCGGAACGGGGTTTCGGCGGTCATGTCGGCCAGCGCCTCGCATTCGACGTAGACCTCGGCGCGCGCGAGCAGGTCCAGCCGCGCTTCCAGGGCGGCGTCGAGCCGGTCGCCGTCGTAAAGGCCTCGTTCGGCGAGGTTTTCGTAGACCGCGCCGCGGATCTCGGCGCGTTCCGCTTCCGTGGCGCCGACACTGCGGACGGACAGCGGCCAAGGCGGGGCCGCGTGGCCCAGGTCGGACCAGAGGACGTCGAACGCCGACGCGGAAACGCGGATCAAGACCGCCCCAGCTCGGGCGGCTTCCCGAAGGAGACCTGCGGCGTCAGCGAACGCAGGGAGGCATCGCGGGTGTTCATGACGTCGACGGCCTTGCGCCGGGCCTCCTCGGCCTCCGCGTGTTTGGCTTCCATCTCGTCGGCGAGCGCGGCGAGGAGCGCGAGGTTCCCGCCCGCCGCGGCGCCGCGGATCATCGAGCCGGGGTCGTAATCCACCGGCGGCGGCATGTCGGCACGGGCCCGCGCCGCCGCTTCGGCCTGCCCGGACACGGCCTTCCCGAGCGCGGACGAGATGTCCGCGGACCAGGTCAGCCAGCCGGACGCGGTGGCCAGCACGCCGCGAAGCGCATCGCCCGCTTCCCCGCGCCAGTTCTCTTCGCTGCTGCCGACCAGCCCGGCCAGCTCGGACGTCGCGTCGTGCATGCGCCGCGCGAGCGCGTCCCAGGCGGCGCCGATCCCGCCCGCCGCCTCGGGGTCGTTGCCCGCTTCGACTTCGGCGGCCAGCGCTTCGTGGCTGTAGGCCTCGTACCGCGTGGCCGCGACCGGGACCTCGCGGCCCGGTGTCTCTCCTTCAGGCACGGCAGTTCTCCTAAGGCAGTTTGGGTTCGGCCAGTCCCGCCACCGTCATCGCGCGCTCGCAGGCGAGCGGGGTGTCGGTGAAGTTCGTGTTGCTCACGTCGATCTGGACGCTCGCCTTCTCCCCCATGCCGAGCAGGACCGCGCAGGTCCCGTCGGCGGCCTTCTTGTCGGCGACCTTGAGCGCGTCCCGGCCGCCGACCTTGGTCTTGGTGGCGGTCTTGCGCGCGACCTCGAGATCCTTCAGGCCGTTGCGCTCGTCCACGGTGATGGTGACGCCGAAGGTCGCGGGCACCGTCCAGTCGCAGGCGCGGGCACCGTTGATCTCCTTCGCGACGCCGAGCACGTTCACCCCGGCCGTCGACCGGTCCTGCGGGCCGAGCAGCGCGCACGGATCCAGGACCGCCGGCGGGACCGTGGCCGCGGCGGAAGCGCCGCCGTGCACCGCCTTCATGCTCGGGGCCGGCGCCTGGCCCGCGGCCCCTTGGCCGCAGGCGGACACTGTCAGCAGGGCGAAGACGCCGAGTGCGGCAAGGCGGGAGTACATGGGGTCAGCCACCGACACAGTCCACGTCCGCCGCCGCTTGTTCATCCTGTCGGGTGTACCGGGCCAGCGCCTTCTCGATCCGGTTCTTGAGCGCCTCGAGTTCCTTGCCGAACGCCGTGAGCGCCTCGACCGCGGAGCCTTCGGCGCCGATCCCGTACTGCGCCATGAACCTGCCGACCTCGTCCGCGTATCCCCCGCCGAGGGGAACTGCGCGGCCGAGCACCTTGGCCTCGCGGACCATCTGGCCGACCACGTCCTGCAGGGCGGAGATCTTCACGTGGGCGTCGGCGGCCAGCTCCGGCGCGACCGCGAATCCGCTCAGATCGAACCTGGGTTTGGCGGTACCCACCTCGCTCATATGCGATTACGCCTCTCCGTAGTCGAGCGACCTCGCACCGGAGCATACGACAAAACCCGGCGTCAGCGGGAGCACCCGAAAACGCGCTGAGCTCACCCGATCGAGGTAAGGTCTCCGGTTGCACAGAGTCATCGACTGGGGTTGGCGGGGTTCCCCCCACGAGTTCGCCCGAGTTTGACACACTTCGTGGGAGGCTGACCGCTGCCCGGGGGACCGAAACGGTCCGGCAGAGGACCCAGCGGGAATCCAGCCACGTGGCATCAGGAGGTCGAGTGACGTCGAGAATCCAGTCTGCGACGCCCGGCGAACACCAGGGCGAGCAGGCAACCGGGCAAGCGCCGTACCCCACGGGCGCCGGCTCGGTCAGCGGTCGGCAGAACGGCCGTGAAGGCAGAGCGTCGCTGGACGAACTGCACGAGACCGCGCGGCGGATCGCCGCTAACGTGGAGCGGGTACTGGTCGGCAAACCCGACGTCATCCGCATCGCGCTCGTGACCCTGCTCGCCGAAGGCCACCTTCTCGTCGAAGACGTCCCCGGGGTCGGCAAGACCTCGCTGGCGAAGGCGCTGGCCCGCTCGATCGACTGCACCGTCAGCCGGATCCAGTTCACCCCCGACCTGTTGCCCAGCGACGTCACCGGGGTGTCCATCTACAACCGGCAGAGCGGCGAGTTCGAGTTCCGCCCCGGCCCGGTGTTCGCGAACATCGTGGTCGGCGACGAGATCAACCGCGCCTCGCCGAAGACGCAGTCGGCCCTGCTCGAATGCATGGAAGAGCACCAGGTCACCGTCGACACCTCGACCTACCACCTCGAAGAGCCGTTCATGGTGATCGCCACCCAGAACCCCATCGAGATGGAGGGCACCTACGCGCTGCCCGAGGCCCAGCGGGACCGGTTCACCGCGCGGGTGTCCATCGGCTACCCCGACCAGCAGGCCGAGCTGGCCATGGTCGACGAGCACGCCGGGCACAACCCCCTGGCCGATCTCGAGCCCGTGTCCGACCGCGAGTCGGTGCAGCGGCTGATCGAGACGGTGCGGTCGGTGCACATGTCGCCCGAGATCCGCCGGTACGCCGTCGACCTGGTGGCCGCTACCCGTCAGGTTCCGGAGATCCGTCTCGGCGCCTCGCCGCGGGCGACCCTGCAGCTGGTCCGCGCGGCCCGCGCGCAGGCCGCGCTCTCGGGCCGTGAGTTCGTCGTCCCGGACGACCTGCACACGGTCGCGGTCCCGGTGCTGGCGCACCGCATGGTGCTCACCACCGAGGCGCACGCCGCCCGCCGGTCGGCCACCGACGTGGTCCGCGCGATCCTGCACCGCGTCCCGGTCCCGCAGGGCTCGAACCACCGCTGACAGACGAGGAATAGCGCCATGCTGCGTGCTCTGTCCGGCCTGACCACACGCGGCCGCTGCCTCCTCGCCGCCGGTGTGGCCGCGGCGGCTTGCTCGTTCGTGCTCAACGAACGGGATCTGCTGCGGGTCGCGGTGTTCGTCGTCGCCCTGCCGCTCCTGGTCGCCTTCTTCATCTCGGCGACCCGGCTGCGGCTGGGCGCGGCCCGCTCGCTGCGCCCGGAACGGGTCGCGGTCGGTTCGCCGGGCGAGGTCCAGCTCGAACTCTGGCGCGACGGCAGGCTCCCGGCGGGCGAGGTCCTGCTCGAAGACGGCGTGCCGTACGCGCTGGGTTCGCGGCCGCGGTTCGTCGTCGAACGCCTTCCCCACGACCGCCGGGTCGCGCTGCGCTACCCGCTGCAGCCGGTGCTGCGCGGGGTCCAGCAGGTCGGTCCGCTGCGGGCGACGATCACCGACCCGTTCGGGCTGTGCGAGTTCGAACGGGAGCTGATCGGGCATTCCCGGCTGGTCGTCGTGCCGAAGGTGGTCGGCCTGTGGGGGCTGCCCAGCGGCGCCGGGATCGGTGCCGGCGACGACGGCAGCATCCGCCTGCACGCCGGACAGGGCGAATCGGACGTGATCGTCCGGCAGTACCGGCAGGGCGACGACCTGCGGAAGGTCCACTGGCGTTCGACCGCCCGCCGCGACGAGATCATGGTCCGCGTCGAGGAGCGGCCGTGGCGCGGCGGCACCACGGTGCTGCTGGACCACCGCGCGGCGGCGCACCACGGCACCGGCCCCGCGGCGAGCCTCGAATGGGCCGTCTCGTTCGCCGCTTCCGTGTCGCTGCACCTGCGCCGCTCCGGCCACCGGGTCCGGCTGATCACCGAACACGGCCAGACCCTGGCCGACACCCCCGGCGAGGGAGGCGAGCACTACGACAACGTCGTGCTCGACGTCCTCGCCGCGCTCCAGCCCGCGCACCAGCGCGACATCACCCTTGGCCACGACCCGGCCGAGGGACAGGAACTCATCGCGGTGCTCGGCACCGTCAGCAACGAATCCGTGCACGAGCTGTCCCGGTACCGCCCGCGCGGGATCCGGAGCCTCGCCGTGCTGCTCGACACCCCCGGCTGGTCCTCCGGCGTCAACCGGCCCGAAAACCGTGCCGCCGCCACCGAAGAATCGGTGGCGCTGCTGCGGGCCGCGGGCTGGGGCGTCGTCGTCGCCGGCCCCGGCTCGCCCATGCCGCAGGTCTGGGCCGAGCTCTGCCAGACGGCCACCCGCCGGGGCACGCTGATCGGAGGCGGCCTGTGACCGCGACCGCGCCACCCCGGCCGCACACCCCCCAACCTCGGCCGTCCGCGCCGCCCCCGGTCTGGACGAGCAGTGTCCTCGCGCCGGTCGCCGCCGGGCTCGCCACACTGTTCGCCTCGACCTCGCTCACCGGTGTGGTCTCCGGCTGGGCGTGGTTCGGCTACCTGCTGGTCGCCGTCGTGCTGATCGCCTCGACCGGGCTCGCCCTGCGCTCGCTGCGCGCGCCGACCATCGTCGTCGGCTTGGCGCAGCTGCTGGTGTTGCTGTTGCTGATCACCGGGGCGTTCACCACCAGCGGGATCCTGAAGATCTTCCCCGGCCCGGACGCGTTCGGGGAACTTCGCGGCGTCCTCGCCGCGGCGGCCGAGCAGATCCGCGTCGGCCTCCCGCCGATCGAGGGCACCCCGCCGATCCTCTGCCTGATCACGATCGCGATCGGCCTGGTCGCGGTCCTGGTCGACACGCTGGCCGTGGCCGCCGCCGCGCCCGCCGCGACCGGCCTGGTCCTGCTGTGCGTGTACGCCGTCCCAGCCGCGCTGGCCGAGGACATGCTGCCGTGGTGGACGTTCCTGCTCGGCGCGGCCGCGTTCGCCGCCCTGCTCGCCGTCGACGGCAACCACCGGCATCGCCGCTGGCGCAACCGGGACGCGCCAGGACTGGGCAACTCGGCGAGCACGTTGTCGGCCCCCGTCGGCGTGGTGGCCGCCGCGATCGCGATGGGCCTGGTGATCGGCGCGGCCGTCACCGGGGTCGGCACGGTCGGCAGCCTTCCGGGCGGGACCGGTTCGGGCCGCGGCGGCGCCGGCGGCTTCGGTGTCGAGCCGTTCACGCAGCTGCGCGGCCTGCTCGACCAGGGCGAGAACGTGGAGCTGTTCAAGGTCTACGGCATGGGCGCGGACAAACGGCTGCTGCGCGCGTTCACCCTCGACACGTACACGCCGAACAAGGGCTGGGGGCTCGCACAGAACGGCCGCGCCCAGCAGGGTGTGCAGGCCAACAAGGGCCTTCCGCCCGCTCCGGGCGACGACGGCTCCGGTCCCGCGCGGGAGATCCGGATCGAACCGACGAACTGGGTCGACAACTGGCTGCCGATCTACGGCGTGCCGCGGTCGCTCAACGGGCTGGCCGACAACTGGCTGTACGACCCCGTCGGCAGCGCCGTGTTCACCACGACCAAGCAGAACGCGCCCGCCTACACCGAGACCGCGTCCATCCAGAATCCGTCGAAGGACGAGCTCCGGCTCGACGACGCGCGCCTGGCCGAGGTGCCGCAGCAGTTCACCCAGGTCGACCGCGTCGATCCCCGCGTGGTCGCGAAGGCCAAGCAGCTGACGGAAAACGAGACCAACAACTTCGACAAGGCGCAGGCGCTCTGGTCTTTCTTCACCGCGCAGAACGGTTTCGTTTACGACACCAAGACCGCCGACGCCACCGACTCCGACGCGCTCGCCGCCTTCATCCTGAACGGCAAACGCGGGTTCTGCGAGCAGTACGCGTCCGCGATGGCCGTGATGCTCCGGTCGGTCGGCATCCCGGCACGGGTCGCCATCGGCTTCACTTCCGGGACCCCGAAGGGCGACTACCTCTCGATCACCTCGGAGGACGCGCACGCGTGGGTCGAGGTCTACTTCCAGACGAAGGGCTGGGTCAGCTTCGACCCGACCCCGCTGCTCGACGGCCGCGCGGTCGTTCCGCCGTACCTGCAGAACGACACCAGCAGCTCGACGACCAACGACACCCAGGAAGTGCCGAGCGCACCCGCGTCGAGCGCCCCCGCCACCGGCACTCCCCGCGAGCCCGGCGCCGACCTCGGCGCGGACGGCGGCACGGGCCAGCAGGAGGAAGAGCCACTGTGGCCCGCGATCCTCGCAGGGATCCTCGGTGGGCTGGCCGCCGCGCTGACCGTGGTGATGATCGTGCGGTCGCGCTTGCGGTACCGGGCGCTGATGCGGTCGTCCTCGTCCCCGGAATCGCCCGCATCGGAACACCTGTTCCTGGACAACCAGAACGTGGCGAACTGGCTGCCGCTGATCGTGATCGGGCTGTGGGTGGCGGCGTTGGCGTTCCTGGCGGCGTGGGTGTCGTGGTGGTTCGCGCTGGCGCTCGTGATCGTCCTGGGCGGGCTCGGCACGCCGACGACGATCCGGGAGATCAAGCGACGGCTGCGGCTGCAGAAGATCGCGTCCCGCTCCCCCGCCGCGGCCGACGCGGCGTGGCGCGAACTGATGGACGAATGCGCGGACCGCGGCCTGCCGCTCTCTGACGGCGACACGGTGCGCGTGGCGGGCCGGAAGGTCGTCGAGAAGCACCGGCTGGACGAGGAGGGCCGCACCGGCCTGCGGACGGTCATCGGTGTCGTGGAACGGTCCTGGTACTCGGATCAGCCCGCGGACGACCAGACGCTGGGCCCGGCCTTCGACGAGGTTCGCAAGAGCCTGAAGCGGAACGCGCCGATGTCGTGGAAGGGCCGCCTGTTCCCGCGCTCCCTGCGGCGAGGCAAGTAGCACCTGTGTGCGAAGGGCTTCACGGACAGCTCTGGCCTGGAGATGGTGTCGCGAAAGTAGCTTTCGCGGCCCCTCGGCCAACCCGGCACCCAGCGGGCCTTGGGCGAGCGAGAAACACCGGTACGGAGTGAGGCCAGGTGGTCGTGAGTGTTAAGTGTCGTTCTAACGACACTTAACACTCACGACCACCCAGACCCACTCCGTACCGGCGCCGTCGCACTTCCGGCAGGGCGAACGCACCGAGGCACGACAACGCGAACATGCCGGCAGGGCAAGGCCCTGCCGGCATGTTCGCGTGTGTGGGAGCTACTGCTCCTCGAAGCGCTGGCGGAAGCGCTCTTCCATGCGCTGGGTGAACGAGCTTCGGCGCGGGGACGCCTTGCCGCCACCTCCGCCGGCCCCCGGGCCACCGCTGTCCTTGCCGCCTTCCGGTTCGGCTCCTTGCCGAATCGATGTGACGGCCATCATGACTCCGAAGAACATCACGAGGAACCCGAGCACGCTGATCACGGGGATCTGGGCGACCCGGATGTTGACCACCACGCCGAGCACCAACAGTGCGACGCCCACTACGAACAGGGCGATGCCCTGCAAACGCCGTCGGCGGGCGGGGCGGCGCAACCGGGTGCCTCGCACCGTGGATGCGAACTTGGGGTCCTCGGCATAGAGCTCGCGCTCGATCTGATCGAGCAGCCGCTGCTCATGCTCGGAGAGTGGCATCTTTCCTCCTCCGGCACAGCTGTCGCGGGCGCCGGGCCGCGCAACGTCATGGACCCAACAGACAACCCCAGGCGGGGTGTCTCTGTCCAGGATACGAGCCCCGCGCTCGTCCGACTACCCGATCCCGTATCCAGAAGGGATCGAATTGGGCGAAACCACCCGGCTCGGCTCTCTCGAAGACGGTCGAGCAGGTGATGTCACTGGTCACGAGGGGTCAACAGTGACGCGGGCCGCACCGCGGCGGCGCCGAACTTCGACCTCGCGACGTCGGCGGCGACTTCCGCATCCCGCCAACGGGGTTCGGGTGTTGCGAAAAGGAGCTGCTCTCCATCACTCTCCGTGTCCAAACCCTCGACTCTTACCCCGATCAGGCGGACTGCGCCCGTCGGCGCGTGCTCGGTGAGGAGTTCGACGGCGGTGCGGTGGATGTCGCGGGCCACATCCACTCCGACGGCGGTTGTCCTGGCGCGGGTGATCGTCTTGAAGTCCGCGAACCGCACCTTGATCGACACCGTCCGCCCGCGCAGCCCGCGGCGGCGCAAGGTGGCGGCGACGCGTTCCGACAGCCGGAGCAGCTCCAGCCCGAGCGCCGAGCGGTCGTGGAGATCCACGTCGAAGGTCACTTCGGCACCGATCGACTTGTCCGGCGACTCCGGGACCACCTTGCGCTCGTCGTGCCCGTTCGCGAGCGCGTACAGATGCTCCCCCAGCGCCCGCCCGAGCGACCGCCTCAGCCTGGACAGCGGAGCGGCCGCGACGTCGGCGACGGTGTCGAGGCCCTGCTGCCGCAGTTGCTCCTCGGTGCGCTTGCCGACACCCCACAGCGCCGACACGGGCAACGGACGCAGGAACGCGAGCGTCTCGGCCGCGGGCACGACGACCATGCCGTCCGGTTTCGCCATCCCGGACGCCAGCTTGGCGACGAACTTGACCTTCGCGACGCCGACCGAGCAGCTGATCCCGAAGTCGGCGGCCACCCGCTCCCGGATCCAGGCACCGAGCCGGGCGGGCGAGGAGTCCAGCCGCTTGAGCGCCCCGCTGACGTCCAGGAACGCCTCGTCCAGGCTCAACGGCTCCACCAGTGGCGTCAGCTCGCGAAAGACCCCCATGACGCCCTTGGACACCTCGCCGTAGAGCCCCGGCGTCGGCGTGATGCAGATCAGCTGGGGGCAGAGCCGCTTGGCGGTCGAGAACGGCATGGCCGACCGGACGCCGAACTCGCGCGCCGCGTAGCTCGCCGCCGCGACGACCGACCTCGGCCCGCCACCGGACACGACCACCGGCTTGCCCGCGAGCTCCGGGCGGGTGCGCAGCTCGCAGGACACGAAGAAGGCGTCCATGTCGACGTGCAGCAGGCCGCAGCCGGTGTCGTCCGGCCAGGTGGTGGCCCCGGTCGTCACGCGGTAGCGGGCCATCCCGCCGGGCAGTTCAGCGTTTCGTCCCACGGGCAGACGCTAGCCCGGACCACCGACAGTCTCGTGAGTGGTAAGGACGGTTCTAACCGTCCTTACCACTCACGAGGGTCAGGGGCGGTGGGCCAGGACGTGCAGCCTGCTGGAGATGTCCCGCAGCGGCGGAACCGACGCCGCCGCCAGCTCGAACTCGGCCAGGTCCTCTTCCCGCACCCCACCGGGCACGAAGTCCGCCACGACACCGTCGCCCTGCAGTGACGTCACCTCGAGCCCGACCGCGATCAGCTGGGCGCGAAGGCCCTCCGCGTCGAAGCGCCGCAGCACGGTCTCGCGGCCGCCGCCGAGGACGCCGCTCTCGGCCGCGAGGAGTTCCCGCGCCTCGCCGAGCCGCCCGGCCAGCGCGCGCTGCAGGATCGCCGCGTGCCGGTTCGCCACCAGCACCGAGACCGCTCCGCCGGGTTTGACGGCGGCGGCCAGCGCGGTGAGCACGAGCGCCGGGTCGTCGACGACTTCGAGCAGCCCGTGCGCGAGCACTAGGTCGGCCGAGCCCGCCGCGACGTGGGCGCCGAGCGCGTCGGAGTCGTCGGCGATCACCGTGATGCTGCCGGAGACGCCCTCTTCCTCGGCGCGGCGGCGCAGGGTCGCCAGCGCGTTGGGGTTCGGTTCGACCACGGTCACCAGGCAACCCGCCGAGGCCAGCGGCACCGCCCAGCCGCCGCTGCCGCCGCCGACGTCGACGACGTGCGGCTGTTGTGCGCCTCGCGCCCGTGCGGACCGGAGTTCTGCTTCGAGAACCCGGCGAACCGCCCCCGATCCCCGCGTGGCCACGGTGTCCGTCTTCATAAACGCACAGGGTAATGCCCGCCTTCCGGGCGCCGCCGGGTGTAGTCCGATGCGGTGTTCGACACCTTGCCAAGGAGCCACCCCGCCGACTGCCCGTAGGCTGTATCGAGTGCACACGGTCGCTGTTCTCAGCCTGAAGGGTGGCGTCGGTAAAACGACGGTCGCCCTCGGTGTCGCGTCCGCCGCGCTGCGTAGGGGCGCCCGGACTCTCGTGGCCGACCTCGACCCGCAAGGCAACGCCACCACCTCGCTGGACCCGCCCTTCACCGATCGCACGCTGGCCGACGTCCTGGAGACGCCGGTGCGCTCGGTGCTCGAACGCGCGATCGCGCCCAGCGTGT is from Amycolatopsis lurida and encodes:
- a CDS encoding DUF58 domain-containing protein, which translates into the protein MLRALSGLTTRGRCLLAAGVAAAACSFVLNERDLLRVAVFVVALPLLVAFFISATRLRLGAARSLRPERVAVGSPGEVQLELWRDGRLPAGEVLLEDGVPYALGSRPRFVVERLPHDRRVALRYPLQPVLRGVQQVGPLRATITDPFGLCEFERELIGHSRLVVVPKVVGLWGLPSGAGIGAGDDGSIRLHAGQGESDVIVRQYRQGDDLRKVHWRSTARRDEIMVRVEERPWRGGTTVLLDHRAAAHHGTGPAASLEWAVSFAASVSLHLRRSGHRVRLITEHGQTLADTPGEGGEHYDNVVLDVLAALQPAHQRDITLGHDPAEGQELIAVLGTVSNESVHELSRYRPRGIRSLAVLLDTPGWSSGVNRPENRAAATEESVALLRAAGWGVVVAGPGSPMPQVWAELCQTATRRGTLIGGGL
- a CDS encoding transglutaminase TgpA family protein, whose protein sequence is MTATAPPRPHTPQPRPSAPPPVWTSSVLAPVAAGLATLFASTSLTGVVSGWAWFGYLLVAVVLIASTGLALRSLRAPTIVVGLAQLLVLLLLITGAFTTSGILKIFPGPDAFGELRGVLAAAAEQIRVGLPPIEGTPPILCLITIAIGLVAVLVDTLAVAAAAPAATGLVLLCVYAVPAALAEDMLPWWTFLLGAAAFAALLAVDGNHRHRRWRNRDAPGLGNSASTLSAPVGVVAAAIAMGLVIGAAVTGVGTVGSLPGGTGSGRGGAGGFGVEPFTQLRGLLDQGENVELFKVYGMGADKRLLRAFTLDTYTPNKGWGLAQNGRAQQGVQANKGLPPAPGDDGSGPAREIRIEPTNWVDNWLPIYGVPRSLNGLADNWLYDPVGSAVFTTTKQNAPAYTETASIQNPSKDELRLDDARLAEVPQQFTQVDRVDPRVVAKAKQLTENETNNFDKAQALWSFFTAQNGFVYDTKTADATDSDALAAFILNGKRGFCEQYASAMAVMLRSVGIPARVAIGFTSGTPKGDYLSITSEDAHAWVEVYFQTKGWVSFDPTPLLDGRAVVPPYLQNDTSSSTTNDTQEVPSAPASSAPATGTPREPGADLGADGGTGQQEEEPLWPAILAGILGGLAAALTVVMIVRSRLRYRALMRSSSSPESPASEHLFLDNQNVANWLPLIVIGLWVAALAFLAAWVSWWFALALVIVLGGLGTPTTIREIKRRLRLQKIASRSPAAADAAWRELMDECADRGLPLSDGDTVRVAGRKVVEKHRLDEEGRTGLRTVIGVVERSWYSDQPADDQTLGPAFDEVRKSLKRNAPMSWKGRLFPRSLRRGK
- a CDS encoding PPE domain-containing protein, with the translated sequence MPEGETPGREVPVAATRYEAYSHEALAAEVEAGNDPEAAGGIGAAWDALARRMHDATSELAGLVGSSEENWRGEAGDALRGVLATASGWLTWSADISSALGKAVSGQAEAAARARADMPPPVDYDPGSMIRGAAAGGNLALLAALADEMEAKHAEAEEARRKAVDVMNTRDASLRSLTPQVSFGKPPELGRS
- a CDS encoding AAA family ATPase; the protein is MTSRIQSATPGEHQGEQATGQAPYPTGAGSVSGRQNGREGRASLDELHETARRIAANVERVLVGKPDVIRIALVTLLAEGHLLVEDVPGVGKTSLAKALARSIDCTVSRIQFTPDLLPSDVTGVSIYNRQSGEFEFRPGPVFANIVVGDEINRASPKTQSALLECMEEHQVTVDTSTYHLEEPFMVIATQNPIEMEGTYALPEAQRDRFTARVSIGYPDQQAELAMVDEHAGHNPLADLEPVSDRESVQRLIETVRSVHMSPEIRRYAVDLVAATRQVPEIRLGASPRATLQLVRAARAQAALSGREFVVPDDLHTVAVPVLAHRMVLTTEAHAARRSATDVVRAILHRVPVPQGSNHR
- a CDS encoding methyltransferase domain-containing protein codes for the protein MKTDTVATRGSGAVRRVLEAELRSARARGAQQPHVVDVGGGSGGWAVPLASAGCLVTVVEPNPNALATLRRRAEEEGVSGSITVIADDSDALGAHVAAGSADLVLAHGLLEVVDDPALVLTALAAAVKPGGAVSVLVANRHAAILQRALAGRLGEARELLAAESGVLGGGRETVLRRFDAEGLRAQLIAVGLEVTSLQGDGVVADFVPGGVREEDLAEFELAAASVPPLRDISSRLHVLAHRP
- a CDS encoding DUF3040 domain-containing protein: MPLSEHEQRLLDQIERELYAEDPKFASTVRGTRLRRPARRRRLQGIALFVVGVALLVLGVVVNIRVAQIPVISVLGFLVMFFGVMMAVTSIRQGAEPEGGKDSGGPGAGGGGGKASPRRSSFTQRMEERFRQRFEEQ
- the dinB gene encoding DNA polymerase IV is translated as MARYRVTTGATTWPDDTGCGLLHVDMDAFFVSCELRTRPELAGKPVVVSGGGPRSVVAAASYAAREFGVRSAMPFSTAKRLCPQLICITPTPGLYGEVSKGVMGVFRELTPLVEPLSLDEAFLDVSGALKRLDSSPARLGAWIRERVAADFGISCSVGVAKVKFVAKLASGMAKPDGMVVVPAAETLAFLRPLPVSALWGVGKRTEEQLRQQGLDTVADVAAAPLSRLRRSLGRALGEHLYALANGHDERKVVPESPDKSIGAEVTFDVDLHDRSALGLELLRLSERVAATLRRRGLRGRTVSIKVRFADFKTITRARTTAVGVDVARDIHRTAVELLTEHAPTGAVRLIGVRVEGLDTESDGEQLLFATPEPRWRDAEVAADVARSKFGAAAVRPASLLTPRDQ
- a CDS encoding DUF3558 domain-containing protein, with protein sequence MADPMYSRLAALGVFALLTVSACGQGAAGQAPAPSMKAVHGGASAAATVPPAVLDPCALLGPQDRSTAGVNVLGVAKEINGARACDWTVPATFGVTITVDERNGLKDLEVARKTATKTKVGGRDALKVADKKAADGTCAVLLGMGEKASVQIDVSNTNFTDTPLACERAMTVAGLAEPKLP